One Bacteroidota bacterium genomic window carries:
- a CDS encoding tyrosine-type recombinase/integrase, which yields MKTVICEPVTHKEQNRVKIIFEYDSEINQLLKRIPGSLWSKSMRCWHVPNTEHSKRYLVKLGLINPSTLVLKHNPHVAPYLQKFSDYLDYRRYSENTKRVYMSMIKVFFQFFPQLKVEELNMDHIIVFNRDYLLRNNFSFNYQNQIISAIKLFFEKIEIRQLDLEKIERPRRPRYLPEVLSKREVELIIKAIDNQKHRAIISLIYSAGMRIGEAVHIKVKDIDYYRGLIHIRAAKGNKDRIVNLSDNLGRMLADYIKNYQPETYLFRGQGNEEYSASSIRNILRRACRRAGIKKEVRVHTLRHSYATHMLEKGVDIRYIQEMLGHSDIKTTMIYTHVSERRINALINPFDELNID from the coding sequence ATGAAAACTGTTATCTGCGAACCTGTGACGCACAAGGAGCAAAACCGTGTAAAGATTATTTTCGAGTATGACTCAGAAATAAATCAGCTTTTAAAGCGAATACCTGGTTCTCTATGGAGTAAGAGCATGCGTTGCTGGCATGTGCCGAATACAGAACATAGCAAAAGATACCTGGTAAAGCTTGGCCTTATCAATCCTTCTACCCTTGTATTGAAACATAACCCACATGTAGCACCCTACCTGCAAAAATTCAGCGATTACCTCGACTATCGCCGTTATAGCGAAAACACCAAAAGGGTGTATATGTCGATGATAAAAGTGTTTTTTCAGTTTTTTCCACAATTAAAGGTGGAAGAATTGAATATGGACCATATCATAGTTTTTAACCGTGATTATTTGCTGCGCAACAATTTTTCATTCAATTACCAGAACCAGATAATAAGTGCCATTAAACTGTTTTTTGAAAAAATTGAAATCCGGCAGCTTGATCTGGAGAAGATAGAGCGGCCAAGACGGCCCAGGTACCTGCCAGAAGTATTGTCGAAACGAGAGGTGGAGTTAATAATAAAGGCCATCGACAACCAGAAACACAGGGCCATTATCAGCCTTATTTATTCGGCCGGTATGCGCATTGGTGAAGCAGTGCATATTAAAGTAAAGGACATAGATTATTACCGGGGTTTGATACACATACGTGCTGCAAAAGGGAACAAAGACCGTATAGTGAATTTGTCTGACAACCTGGGGAGGATGTTGGCGGACTACATAAAAAACTATCAGCCAGAGACCTACCTTTTCCGAGGGCAGGGAAACGAAGAATACTCGGCATCGAGTATAAGAAATATCTTGCGCAGGGCATGCCGAAGAGCGGGAATAAAGAAAGAAGTGCGGGTGCATACCCTGCGGCACAGTTATGCCACCCACATGCTGGAGAAAGGAGTAGACATACGCTACATACAGGAGATGCTGGGGCACAGCGACATTAAAACCACGATGATTTACACCCATGTAAGTGAGCGACGGATCAATGCATTAATTAATCCGTTTGACGAGTTAAATATTGATTAG
- a CDS encoding DUF4494 domain-containing protein → MSTWFECKVKYKKTDANGKEKSVSEPYLVDAVSFTDAESRIHAELEAYISGEFNVTNIKKAGFSELIFNEQGDRWFKCKLSMTLLDEEKGMERKSNTYLLMQANNVKEAYLAVEKLMAGSVSDYSIPSVAESPIMDVFSYNAGIAEKRPGNNETESAGSQEEDI, encoded by the coding sequence ATGAGTACATGGTTTGAATGCAAAGTGAAGTACAAAAAGACCGATGCCAACGGTAAAGAAAAATCGGTAAGCGAACCCTACCTGGTCGATGCCGTATCGTTTACCGATGCCGAGAGCCGCATACATGCCGAGCTAGAAGCGTATATTTCGGGCGAGTTCAATGTAACCAACATCAAAAAAGCAGGTTTCTCTGAATTAATTTTCAACGAGCAGGGCGATCGCTGGTTCAAGTGCAAACTGAGCATGACTCTGCTCGACGAAGAAAAGGGCATGGAGCGCAAATCGAACACCTATTTGCTGATGCAAGCCAACAATGTAAAAGAAGCTTACCTTGCGGTAGAGAAGTTAATGGCCGGATCGGTGAGCGATTACAGCATACCATCGGTGGCCGAATCGCCCATTATGGATGTATTTTCGTACAACGCAGGAATTGCAGAAAAGAGACCCGGCAACAATGAAACAGAAAGTGCTGGCAGCCAGGAGGAAGATATTTAG